The following are encoded in a window of Podospora pseudoanserina strain CBS 124.78 chromosome 6, whole genome shotgun sequence genomic DNA:
- a CDS encoding hypothetical protein (COG:I; EggNog:ENOG503Q3SV) — protein sequence MATPGKTLFAIPIPPLNQHPGGTVTVTLPAPAVYLLTITSPPDNRLTTASCTAILDALDLIEFGGYTPGVVITTSGLPKFFSNGLDLEHALGTQGFLPGVLYRLFNRYLTYPMPTIALLPGHAFAGGLMLAMHNDYRVMNPAKGFACVNELEFGVPLKAAMSSIFRLKLPPATYRDLVLEAKRFSGEEGVKAGLVDRTGGLDQALELIKERKLTNKAKTGIYGLLKAEMYRESVGFLTQAGYDKEEEKDRLMIEGEDKRKEEAEGKLGSIKEKAKL from the coding sequence ATGGCCACCCCAGGCAAAACCCTCTTCgcaatccccatcccccctctaAACCAACACCCCGGCGGgaccgtcaccgtcaccctccccgccccggCAGTGTACCTCTtaaccatcacctcccccccagacaaccgcctcaccaccgcctcctgcaccgccatcctcgacGCGTTGGACCTGATCGAATTCGGTGGTTACACCCCCGGCGTCGTCATCACAACTTCCGGCCTCCCCAAGTTCTTCTCCAACGGCCTCGACCTCGAGCACGCGCTTGGAACACAAGGGTTCCTGCCCGGGGTGCTGTACAGACTTTTCAACCGGTACCTCACCTACCCCATGCccaccatcgccctcctcccgggCCACGCCTTCGCTGGAGGGCTAATGCTGGCTATGCACAACGACTATCGGGTCATGAATCCCGCCAAAGGGTTCGCGTGTGTGAATGAgttggagtttggggttCCGCTCAAGGCTGCCATGTCCTCTATCTTCAGACTTAAGCTCCCTCCTGCGACCTATAGGGATTTGGTTCTTGAGGCGAAACGTTTCtccggggaagagggggtcaAGGCAGGGTTGGTGGACAGAACGGGCGGGTTGGATCAGGCGCTGGAGTTGATaaaggagaggaagctgaccaacaaggccaagacggGGATTTATGGGTTGCTAAAGGCCGAGATGTACAGGGAGTCGGTTGGGTTTTTGACGCAGGCGGGGTACgacaaagaggaggagaaggacaggTTGATgattgagggggaggataagcggaaggaggaggccgaggggaagttggggtctatcaaggagaaggccaagttgTGA
- the ATG27 gene encoding type II membrane protein (COG:U; EggNog:ENOG503NU76) produces MRSTSWLPLLSSSMAVMITASPAPAAAKFNCEKLPVDGHTYNFKELSGPHTVVTSEFLAPSYHNTTYTIDLCGGLKSKTGGEGERCPEGTRVCAIKHKWDPKTDKATVDHFVPIVVEKKDGGFEWEAKRLPAEEAKGKGDEDKKKEGLRLILKGGKYLGRQQQTVVEFRCSGLKGDEEEWDSKKLVEYERVNKRRRAEDEGDDGFSTPEHQLKKEGAALVWEGYKSDGEVDTLALTWYTKFVCEKAVGDEPEKGKEPEKGGGESAHWGFFTWFVVLVFLGIATYLIFGSWLNYNRYGARGWDLLPHGDTLRDIPYLLKDWMRRVLNTIQSSGSRGGYSAV; encoded by the exons aTGAGATCAACGTCATGGCTCCCGCTGCTGTCGTCCTCGATGGCAGTGATGATAACAGcatcccccgcccccgccgccgcaaaGTTCAACTGCGAGAAGCTCCCCGTCGACGGGCACACCTACAACTTCAAGGAGCTTTCGGGGCCGCATACGGTCGTCACGAGCGAGTTTCTTGCGCCGAGTTACCACAACACGACGTACACGATTGATTTGTGTGGGGGGTTGAAATCAAAGactgggggggagggggagaggtgtCCTGAGGGGACGAGGG TATGCGCGATCAAGCACAAGTGGGACCCGAAAACGGACAAGGCGACGGTGGATCACTTTGTGCCTAttgtggtggagaagaaggatggtggGTTTGAGTGGGAGGCTAAGAGGTTACCTGCTGAGGAGgcaaaggggaagggtgatgaggacaagaaaaaggaggggctGAGACTTATCCTCAAGGGGGGGAAGTATCTTGGGAGACAGCAgcagacggtggtggagtttaGGTGTTCGGGTCTCaaaggggatgaggaggagtgggataGTAAGAAGTTGGTTGAGTATGAGAGGGTgaacaagaggaggagggcggaagatgagggggatgatgggttcAGCACGCCGGAGCAtcagctcaagaaggagggggcggcgctggtttgggaggggtataagagtgatggggaggttgatacGTTGGCTTTGACGTGGTATACCAAGTTTGTTTGTGAGAAGGCTGTGGGGGATGAGccggagaaggggaaggagccGGAgaaaggtgggggagagaGTGCGCATTGGGGGTTTTTTACTTGGTTTGTGGTTTT GGTTTTTCTCGGCATCGCAACGTACCTCATCTTTGGCTCGTGGCTCAACTACAACCGGTATGGCGCTCGGGGGTGGGATTTGCTTCCCCATGGTGACACGCTCAGGGATATCCCGTACCTGCTCAAGGACTGGATGCGGAGAGTTCTTAACACGATACAAAGCAGTGGCAGCAGGGGTGGATACTCAGCCGTGTAG